In the genome of Actinomycetes bacterium, the window CGCTTGGCCCCGCTGCCGATCGCCACCAGGACGACGACCGCCGCCACCCCGATGATCACGCCGAGCATGGTCAGCCCGCTGCGCAGCCGGTTCGCCAGCAGCGCGTCCCAGGCGGCGCCGAACGCCTCGCGCACCCTCATCCGGCTGCGGTGTCCCGTTCGATGAGCCCGTCCCGCACGTACACCTGGCGGCGGGCCCGCGCGGCGATGTCGTGGTCATGGGTGACCAGGACGACGGCCACCCCGCGCTCCCGGTTCAGCCGCTCCAGGATGCCCATCAGCTCGGCCCCGCTGGCGGTGTCCAGGTTGCCGGTCGGCTCGTCGGCGAGCAGCACCTGCGGGTCGCCGACGAGCGCCCTGGCGATGGCCACCCGCTGCTGCTCGCCGCCGGACATCTGGGCCGGCCGGTGGCGCAGCCGGTGCCCGAGGCCGACCGACTCCAGCGCGGCCACGGCCCGCTCCACCCGCTCCGGCCTGCGGACGCCCCGGTACACTAGGGGCAGCGCCACGTTGTCCGTGGCCGACGTCCGGGGCAGCAGCTGGAAGGACTGGAAGACGAACCCGATGGTGCGGTTGCGCAGCTCGGCCAGGTCGTTCGGCGCGAGCTCGGTGATGTCGCTGCCACCGATCCGCAGCACACCCGACGACGGCTTGTCCAGGCAGCCGAGCAGGTGCATGAGGGTGGACTTGCCCGACCCGGACGGGCCGACCACCGCGATGTACTCCCCCGCCTGCACCCGCAGCGACACCCCGCGCAGCGCCGCGACCTCCACGCCCTCGAGCTGGTAGACCCGGGTGACGTCCACGGCCTCGATGGCAGACGAGGTCACGCTACCCGCCCTCGACCTGCTGGCCCTCGGTCACCTTGTCGGCCCCCTTGACCACGACCCGCTCGCCCACGGCCAGCCCGCTGGAGATCTGGACCTGCGACTCGCCCTGCGCGCCGAGGACGACGAAGCGGCGGTGGGCGACGCCGTTCTCCACGACCCACACCGCGTCCCGGTC includes:
- a CDS encoding ABC transporter ATP-binding protein, which produces MTSSAIEAVDVTRVYQLEGVEVAALRGVSLRVQAGEYIAVVGPSGSGKSTLMHLLGCLDKPSSGVLRIGGSDITELAPNDLAELRNRTIGFVFQSFQLLPRTSATDNVALPLVYRGVRRPERVERAVAALESVGLGHRLRHRPAQMSGGEQQRVAIARALVGDPQVLLADEPTGNLDTASGAELMGILERLNRERGVAVVLVTHDHDIAARARRQVYVRDGLIERDTAAG